GAGAGCCAGCACCTGGCCGACCTGTCGGCCTTCGTGGGCAAGCCCATCTCGCTGTCGGCCGAGCCGACCATGAACCCCGAGCAATACGACATCGTGCTGCTCTGACACATTCCGGACCGGCGGCGGCTTCAGACTCTCATCAGCCCGGCCTGCCAGACTCGTACCATGCAATACAAGAACCACGACGACGACGCCGACGAACACGCCCTCTACACCTCGGTCGAGCGAGCCAAGGCGGCCAGCCGCAGCACCTGGGTGAGCGTGGGTGTCAACCTGGTGCTCTCCACGCTGCAGATCGTGGTGGGCCTGCTGGCCAAGTCCCAGGGCCTGGTGGCCGATGGCCTGCACTCGCTGGCCGATCTGGTGTCCGATGCGGTGGTGCTGGTGGCGGGCCACCAGGCCCGCAAGGCGGCCGACGACGACCACCCTTACGGCCACCAGCGCTTCGAGAACGCGGCCTCGATGGTGCTGGGCGTGCTGCTGCTGGTGGTGGGGGCGGGCATGCTGGTGTCGGCCTTCGAGAAGTTGCACAACCCCGACTCCCTCCCGGCAGTGCACGCGGTGGCGCTGTGGGTGGCGCTGGGCACCCTGGTGGCCAAGGAGCTGCTGTTTCGTTACATGCTGGCCGTGGCCAAGCAGGTCAAGTCCAGTCTGCTGGTGGCCAATGCCTGGTACGCGCGCTCGGATGCGGCCTCTTCGCTGGTGGTGGCGCTGGGTCTGGTGGGCAATCTGGCGGGCTACCCCATCCTGGACCCGATCGCCGCGCTCATCGTGGGCCTGATGGTGGCCAAGATGGGCATCGAGTTCGGCTGGAGCGCCCTGCACGACCTGATGGACCGCGCGGCCGACGACGAGGAGGTGCAGGCCATCCGCCAGACCCTGATCGAGACCCCCGGCGTGGCCGGCGTGCACGATGTGCGCACCCGTAAGATGGGCGACATGATCGTGGTGGATGCCCACATCGAGGTGGATGCCGCCATCACGGTGGAGCAGGGCCATGACATCGCGGTGGCGGCCCGGCAGCGGGTGATGCAGCGTCACCGGGTGCTCAACCTGATGACCCATGTGGACCCCTGGCACCGGCCCGATCTGGACCATGCGCCGGTGAAGTCCGCGCCGCAGGCCTGAGCCGGACGATGGACGTCGGGCTCAGCGACGCCGAGGCCGCGCGCCGGCTGCGCGAGGAGGGCCCCAACGAACTCGCGCCTGCGGCTCGCCGGCCCCTGTGGCGGCTGCTGCTCTCGGTGCTGACCGAGCCGATGTTCGGCCTGCTGCTGGCCTGCGGTGCGCTCTATGCCCTGTTGGGCAACGCGCAGGAAGCCTGGACGCTGATGGGCTTCGTGGTGGTCGTGATGGCGATCAGCCTGGTGCAGCAGCAGCGCGCAGAGCGTTCGCTGCACGCGCTGCGCGAGCTGTCGGCCCCCCGGGCCCAGGTGTGGCGCGAGGGGCGCGTCTGCCGCGTGCCCAGCC
This sequence is a window from Ideonella dechloratans. Protein-coding genes within it:
- a CDS encoding cation diffusion facilitator family transporter, with the translated sequence MQYKNHDDDADEHALYTSVERAKAASRSTWVSVGVNLVLSTLQIVVGLLAKSQGLVADGLHSLADLVSDAVVLVAGHQARKAADDDHPYGHQRFENAASMVLGVLLLVVGAGMLVSAFEKLHNPDSLPAVHAVALWVALGTLVAKELLFRYMLAVAKQVKSSLLVANAWYARSDAASSLVVALGLVGNLAGYPILDPIAALIVGLMVAKMGIEFGWSALHDLMDRAADDEEVQAIRQTLIETPGVAGVHDVRTRKMGDMIVVDAHIEVDAAITVEQGHDIAVAARQRVMQRHRVLNLMTHVDPWHRPDLDHAPVKSAPQA